TTTCTAACTCTCTCTCTCAGGgaggccaaaaaaataaaaataaaaaataaaaatcaagggaGAATCTTTATCCCACTCAGTACTAGAGGGAACTGGCACAGATTCCCTCCCAGAAGAGAGAAAGCAGAGTGCTGGATGGATACACTCCCCTGCTAATGTTCATTGGACGTGGGTTGCTGCGGCTGGAACTACACgctttagtctctctctctccgtaAGAGTTTTAAACACGAAGGGACATGTCAACGTGAGCAGTGTGGGTTAAAATTTAACCTTTTCATCAATTTTGTTCtacaaactttggctcctggatAAAGCTTCCCCCTTTCAGCAGGGTTGGATACTCAGTTCCAATTATGAAGGGCTGTCATGAGAGATGgggaaaatggaaacatttttaaacaatcTCACCATTAGGTGGGTGGAGAGAGAATTGAACTGCATACACCATTTTCTGCTTTGCTACATGTCCACTCCCTACTCAGAAGCCTCTAATACAGACACGATTACATGGCACATCTGATTCTTTTGTTCACACCCGCATAGCGGAGGGAAACAGGAGAGATCACAGAGCAGGAGAGACAAGTCATCTGCTCTGAAGAAGCCTGAAAACTGTGCTGTACAATAGTGGTTGATTTGAAAGCTACATTCTTCAATGTAACCACTCATTTGTAGAACAGATGGTTATGTACTGGAGTTAATGAGATGCTTTAGCCCCACAAGTTACTTCTGTTACCAGGATTTTACATTTCAGGATGCAGTACCCTTTGAGGATGTTCTCATCCCTCCCTCTCGAGCATGGAAATCATTCTGCTGGTGTCTGGCCACTTACCTCACTTCTAGTGTCTGGAAGGGTGTCCTGAGGATGCAGGCATGCATGCGCTACCTTGATTACATGCTCCAGCTTCCGAGGCTGTTCCTCCACCTTGGCTGCCAAGAACAGGGCTGCTGGTGCCACAGACTTCATGGAGAGATAAAAACATAAATGGTCTCCTGGTTCAAGTATTCACAAGCCTGTAATGTTAGCGTCCTGATGGGGTCTGCTCCTATGAGATGGAGCAATCTTAGAGCTCCAAAACCATTGGATTTACTGATTTCCTCCAGGCCTCAAATACAGAGATAAGGTGGAGATACAGATCTGAGGGGACACTCTTCCTGTATCCCATTTAGATGTCTAGTAGGAAAaccttaagctttttttttttaaagcatcagtAAAAGTTCAGGATTAAAGCTACAAAAAGTCAATGTCTAAGACTGACTAGAGAGAACAGTCACATAACCAGAAAGATCTTTTAAAGATCCAAAGACTGTCAGCTGTGACAAAAGTATAACTACGGTACTGTCAATTACATTACAGATTTTGCCCAAAGATATCGGCCAAAGCTCACAACCTCCCCTCCCAGGTAGGTCAGTGTTACTTCTATTTTACAGATAAGTCAATGGAGGTACAAAGAAGTGATGCGCTCAGGGCCACACAGCAGAGGAAAAGAGCAGAACGAGAACCCAGATCTCAGGACTCCCAGTCTTGAGCCTTGGGCACAGCTTCCCCCACGTACTGCCCGGGGAAAGGCGGATAACGAACATCGCGTCCTGGGCAGGCGACAGTCCGGACGATACTCACATTGCGATGGAACTGGGTGAAGGACTGAACCATGTAGAACCGGTGCATGTACACGATGGCGGTGTTGATGGTCAGCTGAGAGCTGAGGGCGCAAGGTTAAGAAAAGGGAGACGGGAAGTTGTGCCTGTCCGGCTCCTCCTCCGCCGGCGGGCAGGGCCGGGCAGGGGGTGTCCGCGGCCCCCGCCCGCCGGGAGGTGTCACTGGACACACGTGGCCTGACCCGTGCGGACTGTCACCGCCCGGCGGGAAGGGGCCGCCCGCCCCCGGGCACGGCCCCGAAAGCCCGCGTGCGGCCGGGAAGCGCCCCGCCGGCCCCGgccggccccgcccgccccgctaCGCGAGCCCCAGGCCTCGCGGCCTAGCCcggcgcggcccggcccggcgcggCGCGGATACACGTTGAGGCGCTGCCCCATGTCCTGGAGCAGGTTGGCCGCCTGCTGCCGGTTCGAGAGCTCCTTGTCCGGGTCGAGCCCGGCGCGCCGGGACGGGCTCCGCTCCAGCTGCTCCCGGCTGAAGTACCAGCGCTTccccgcgccgccgccgccgccgccggcccCTCCGCTCGCCGAGGCCTCCATGGCGATCCGCGGGCGCGCGCACGCCCCGCCGGGCGCGCACGCGCAACGTCGCGCGCGCATGCGCCCCTGAGCCCGGCCGGGGCCCCGCGCGGCGCCGAGCGCGCGCCGGGGGCCCGAGCCGGGCTGCACTGCGCATGCGGCCGGCACGTGCCCAGTTCAGGAGTACGAGCCGAGCCCGGCTTGCGCGCCGGCTGCTGCTAGGCCCAGGCTTAGGCCGTCTCTGCGCATGTGTACGATCTGGGGAGCCTAGGAGCAGAACTGGGCATGCGCAGGAGCCAGGCCCTCAGGGAGGCGGGCACATAGCTGGGTGGGGATGCTGGCTTGACTTGTGACCCTTCCAGCCAgcctgacccctgccccatgaccTGTCACCCCAGCCCCTGTGACCCCTATAGCCCCACTTGTAATCCCAGCCCCCGTGACCTCACCTGTGACCCCGTGACCCCACCTGTGACCTCCAGCCCCATGACCCCTATAGCCCCACTTGTATCCACAGCCCCTGTGACCCCACCTGTGACCCCGTGACCCCATCTGTGACCTCCAGCCCCATGACCCCTATAGCCCCACTTGTATCCACAGCCCCCGTGACCTGCGACCCCATGACCCCACCTGTGACCCAGACCCCACGACCCCTATAGCCCCACTTGTATCCACAGCCCCCATGACCTGCAACCCCATGACCCCACCTGTGACCCCCAGCCTCATGACCCCTATAGCCCCACTTGTATCCACAGCCCCCATGACCCTAACTGTGACCCCAGCCCCCATGACCTGTGACCCCATGACCCCACCTGTGACCCCCAGCCTCATGACCCCTATAGCCCCACTTGTATCCCCAGCCCCATGACCCTAACTGTGACCCCAGCCCCATGACCTGTGACCCCATGACCCCACCTGTGACCCCCCCAGCCTAATGACCCTTATAGCCCCACTTGTATCCCCAGCCCCCCAGTGACCCTACCTGTGACCCCAGCCCCTGTGACCCCAGGCCACCCCATGGACAATCACAGCTGTCTTTAGCCCAGACTGTCTGATTCCCACCAGCCAGAACCCAGCTTCCACCCCTTACTCATATACCAGTGGCTGGCTCTGCGTTCACCATAAACCCTCAGAGGTGAGAGCTGCCCCTCTCAATGCACAGCAGTGTTCAGAGAAGCAAACAAGATAAAGGGGGTCCTAAGGAATGGGGCAGAAAATAACATACCACCCTACACCTGGGGGGCCCTTGCCTGGGATGTGGTGTTTCTCCTCTATCTTGTTCTGACAGTGGGCAACGTAAGGGATTCGGAGAGAGGCAATGAGGTTGATTACAGACCTGGAGAAAACATACAGAAAGGGACTGAAAGGACTTGGACTACGTGAAGAAAGAAGAGACATGACGGAAATTTGTAATGTAAACACTGGAGAAGGAACTCGGGTCGGGTGAGCCATCTCCTATTACAGGGGAAAGGTGACAACCAAGGGCATTTAAATCTGATGAGACATCACTTTCTACAAAGCACAAGTAgaggaactcactgccacagaaTATAGCTGAGGGCTAAAGCTCAGCAGGGTGAGCTAAAAGGATCAGCCATTTATATGGCCAATGAGAACATGCACAGACACAGCGTAAAATCTGTATTTTACAAGAGACAGAAACGTCCCTGCTTATGGGGATGAACCCTCCACTCAGTGACGGGGGAGGATGGCACTTTCCTTAGGGGAAGGTTATTCTACAACTGCTCACTTCAGGGTGTCTTGCCCTTCTGCCCCTGGGACTTGCCTCTGttgaagacaggatgctggattAGATGAACCACAACCCTGCTCAGCCATGGCAAGTCCTATGTTACCCATGTTAGTTTACACCGGGGGCCAGCATGAAATAACAGGGGACAAAGAAGACTGCTGGGAAAGTTGGAGTCTTCCTTATATCATACGAGTCCTCTCACATTCCCTTCTACTATTAAATGTTTGTATG
The DNA window shown above is from Mauremys reevesii isolate NIE-2019 linkage group 25, ASM1616193v1, whole genome shotgun sequence and carries:
- the CCNT1 gene encoding cyclin-T1 isoform X3 — encoded protein: MEASASGGAGGGGGGAGKRWYFSREQLERSPSRRAGLDPDKELSNRQQAANLLQDMGQRLNVSQLTINTAIVYMHRFYMVQSFTQFHRNSVAPAALFLAAKVEEQPRKLEHVIKVAHACLHPQDTLPDTRSEAYLQQAQDLVILESIILQTLGFEITIDHPHTHVVKCTQLVRASKDLAQTSYFMATNRVCLVVAN